One window from the genome of Streptomyces sp. WZ-12 encodes:
- the prfB gene encoding peptide chain release factor 2 yields the protein MAVVDVSEELKSLSSTMESIEAVLDLDKMRADVAVLEEQAAAPSLWDDPANAQKITSQLSYLQGQLRRAEELRGRVDDLEVLFELAEAEGDEETRAEAERELVDVRKAVDELEVRTLLSGEYDAREALVSIRAEAGGVDAADFAEKLQRMYLRWAERHGHKTELYETSYAEEAGIKSTTFAVQVPYAYGTLSVEQGTHRLVRISPFDNQGRRQTSFAGVEVLPVVEQTDHIEIDESDLRVDVYRSSGPGGQGVNTTDSAVRLTHLPTGIVVSCQNERSQIQNKATAMNVLQAKLLERRRQEEQAKMNALKGDGGNSWGNQMRSYVLHPYQMVKDLRTDFEVGNPQSVLDGDIDGFLEAGIRWRKQSEQQAK from the coding sequence GTGGCAGTCGTCGATGTATCCGAAGAGCTGAAGTCCCTCTCCTCGACCATGGAGTCGATCGAGGCCGTCCTGGACCTCGACAAGATGAGGGCCGATGTCGCCGTGCTTGAGGAGCAGGCCGCGGCGCCGTCCCTGTGGGACGACCCGGCGAACGCGCAGAAGATCACCAGCCAGCTCTCCTACCTCCAGGGTCAGCTCCGCCGTGCCGAGGAGCTGCGCGGCCGCGTCGACGACCTTGAGGTGCTCTTCGAGCTCGCCGAGGCCGAGGGCGACGAGGAGACCCGTGCCGAGGCCGAGCGCGAGCTCGTCGACGTCCGCAAGGCGGTGGACGAGCTGGAGGTCCGCACCCTGCTGTCCGGCGAGTACGACGCCCGTGAGGCCCTGGTGAGCATCCGCGCCGAGGCCGGCGGGGTGGACGCCGCCGACTTCGCCGAGAAGCTCCAGCGGATGTACCTGCGCTGGGCCGAGCGCCACGGCCACAAGACCGAGCTGTACGAGACCTCCTACGCCGAAGAGGCCGGCATCAAGTCGACCACCTTCGCCGTCCAGGTGCCGTACGCCTACGGCACGCTCTCCGTCGAGCAGGGCACCCACCGCCTGGTGCGCATCTCGCCGTTCGACAACCAGGGCCGCCGCCAGACGTCGTTCGCGGGCGTCGAGGTGCTGCCGGTCGTCGAGCAGACCGACCACATCGAGATCGACGAGAGCGATCTGCGGGTGGACGTCTACCGCTCCTCCGGTCCCGGCGGACAGGGCGTCAACACCACCGACTCCGCGGTCCGGTTGACCCACCTCCCCACCGGCATCGTGGTCTCCTGCCAGAACGAGCGCTCGCAGATCCAGAACAAGGCCACCGCCATGAACGTCCTCCAGGCGAAGCTGCTGGAGCGGCGCCGCCAGGAGGAGCAGGCCAAGATGAACGCCCTCAAGGGCGACGGCGGCAACTCCTGGGGCAACCAGATGCGTTCGTACGTCCTGCACCCGTACCAGATGGTCAAGGACCTGCGTACGGACTTCGAGGTCGGCAACCCGCAGTCCGTGCTGGACGGCGACATCGACGGTTTCCTGGAGGCCGGCATCCGCTGGCGCAAGCAGAGCGAGCAGCAGGCCAAGTAA
- a CDS encoding LPXTG cell wall anchor domain-containing protein — translation MTKKTRLRVARIAAGAVIAAGASLTAAGAASAAETGQGQAAGTVCKPWDVLKLFCDDTSGGTSTGGESTGGDTTGGKTSGGDTTGGDTTGGKTSGGDTSGGDTTGGKTSGGDTTGGDTTGGDTTGGDTTGGDTTGGDTSGGQTTGGDTTGGDTTGGQTTGGQTTGGDTTGGHTSGGQTSGGQTGGSTTGGHSGGSSTGGHSGGSSTGGHSGGSSTGGGSTTGGDSTGTGTDNEGSKPIDQPGQGKEQVVDTPGQAKQQAKGGQLAETGSSGTTFLLIGAATMIAGGVGFRVLPRLMNKGNGAAAA, via the coding sequence ATGACGAAGAAGACGCGGCTGCGCGTGGCGCGCATTGCGGCCGGTGCGGTGATCGCGGCCGGTGCGTCGCTGACCGCGGCCGGCGCGGCGTCCGCCGCCGAGACCGGGCAGGGCCAGGCTGCGGGCACCGTCTGCAAGCCGTGGGACGTGCTCAAGCTGTTCTGCGACGACACCAGCGGCGGCACCTCCACCGGTGGTGAGTCCACGGGTGGCGACACCACGGGCGGTAAGACCTCCGGTGGCGACACGACCGGCGGTGACACCACGGGCGGCAAGACCTCCGGTGGCGACACCTCCGGCGGTGACACCACGGGCGGTAAGACCTCCGGCGGTGACACCACTGGTGGCGACACGACCGGTGGTGACACGACCGGTGGCGACACGACCGGTGGCGACACCACGGGCGGCGACACCTCCGGTGGTCAGACGACCGGTGGCGACACCACCGGCGGCGACACCACGGGCGGTCAGACGACCGGCGGTCAGACCACGGGTGGCGACACCACCGGTGGTCACACCTCCGGCGGCCAGACCTCCGGTGGTCAGACCGGTGGCAGCACCACCGGCGGCCACTCCGGCGGTAGCAGCACCGGCGGCCACTCCGGTGGCAGCAGCACCGGTGGCCACTCCGGTGGCAGCAGCACCGGCGGTGGCAGCACCACCGGCGGTGACAGCACCGGTACCGGTACCGACAACGAGGGCTCCAAGCCGATCGACCAGCCCGGCCAGGGCAAGGAGCAGGTCGTCGACACCCCGGGCCAGGCCAAGCAGCAGGCCAAGGGCGGTCAGCTCGCCGAGACCGGTTCGTCCGGCACGACCTTCCTGCTGATCGGTGCGGCGACGATGATCGCCGGCGGCGTGGGCTTCCGGGTCCTGCCGCGCCTGATGAACAAGGGCAACGGCGCGGCGGCCGCCTGA
- the ftsE gene encoding cell division ATP-binding protein FtsE — protein MIRFDNVSKTYPKQNRPALRDVSLEIERGEFVFLVGSSGSGKSTFLRLLLREERASHGAVHVLGKDLAKLSNWKVPQMRRQVGTVFQDFRLLPNKTVGQNVAFALEVIGKPRGQIRKTVPEVLELVGLGGKEDRMPGELSGGEQQRVAIARAFVNRPLLLIADEPTGNLDPQTSVGIMKLLDRINRTGTTVVMATHDQQIVDQMRKRVMELEKGRLVRDQSRGVYGYQH, from the coding sequence GTGATCCGATTCGACAACGTCTCCAAGACCTACCCGAAGCAGAACCGCCCCGCCCTCAGGGACGTCTCCCTGGAGATCGAGCGCGGCGAGTTCGTCTTCCTGGTGGGCTCCTCGGGCTCCGGTAAGTCCACCTTCCTGCGGCTGCTCCTACGTGAGGAGCGCGCCAGTCACGGCGCCGTCCACGTACTGGGGAAGGACCTGGCCAAGCTCTCCAACTGGAAGGTGCCGCAGATGCGTCGCCAGGTGGGCACGGTCTTCCAGGACTTCCGGTTGCTGCCCAACAAGACGGTGGGGCAGAACGTCGCCTTCGCCCTGGAGGTCATCGGCAAACCGCGCGGACAGATCCGCAAGACGGTGCCCGAGGTCCTCGAACTCGTCGGCCTCGGCGGCAAGGAGGACCGCATGCCCGGCGAGCTGTCCGGTGGTGAGCAGCAACGCGTCGCCATCGCGCGGGCGTTCGTCAACCGCCCGCTGCTGCTCATCGCCGACGAGCCCACCGGCAACCTCGACCCGCAGACCTCCGTCGGCATCATGAAGCTGCTGGACCGGATCAACCGCACCGGCACGACGGTGGTCATGGCCACCCACGACCAGCAGATCGTCGACCAGATGCGCAAGCGGGTCATGGAACTTGAGAAGGGCCGGCTCGTACGCGACCAGTCGCGCGGCGTGTACGGCTACCAGCACTGA